A stretch of DNA from Longimicrobiaceae bacterium:
CAGCACGACCGAGAGCCCCGCCCGCGCCAGCTCGCCCGCCGCCGCCAAGCCTGCCACGCCCCCGCCGATCACCACAACGTCGAAATCCGCCCCCGTATCCCGCATCGCCCTCTTCTCCGAAGTACGTGGGCCGCCCCACATCTACCGAAACGCTGATCCACCCCGATCCACCGCGCCGAATCCCAGGCGATCCGCCCGCTGATCCTCTGCGACGCCATCCTCCGCGAACGGTGGAGGTCGCACGGTGCAGGCCAGGCACTTCGCCAGGGTCGGGACGGGGTAGTCGCAGCGGCGGTGATCCGTCGCCCAGCTTCGGTCGAGCGCGATCCTCTTCCGCCGGAGCGGAGCCGATGCGAAGTTACGCCGGCGTTTCAAGCGTTTCCTCTGAAATCTCCTGAATCTCCCAACAGATGCGAACCTATCATCCCAATGCGCTGGACCGCGCGCACCCGCTGTTCGGAGTTGGAGGGTGGATGCTCTTCTTCCTGGTCGGGCAGGCGATCACCGTGTTGCTGGTGGCGCTGACCATCCCTTCGGTCTTCGAACCGTTCGCGCAGCCGGCGTGGGACGACACGAGCGTCATCCCGCTGTATCACGCCACAATCGTGATGGAGATGCTGTTCAGCGCCGCCCGGCTGGCGTTTCCCGTCGCCGGTATCATTCTCACCGTGACCCGCGACCGCCGTGCGCCGCGGTTCTGGCTGGCGTATTTGGGGCTGGTCGTGGTCGGAAGCCTGCTGGACACCGGGGCCGGGATCGCGATCCACAACTGGATGCAGGCAGAGCTTCCCGCGTCGGCGGAGGCCGTGAAGTC
This window harbors:
- a CDS encoding DUF2569 family protein, with the translated sequence MRTYHPNALDRAHPLFGVGGWMLFFLVGQAITVLLVALTIPSVFEPFAQPAWDDTSVIPLYHATIVMEMLFSAARLAFPVAGIILTVTRDRRAPRFWLAYLGLVVVGSLLDTGAGIAIHNWMQAELPASAEAVKSMTRAIVENLRTVMWALVWSLYWINSERVWITFGRGGWSPPSDTPWLPPGAVVVPAEA